In the Haloarcula marismortui ATCC 43049 genome, one interval contains:
- a CDS encoding COG1361 S-layer family protein, translated as MTQNTLPNPPSLTTVLTAVLLVGFVVSAVPSIATAQASESGDVVGNPDVTFTTSSEPLSADTADELTVSIVNYGQIIQHGPSQYEDSVMTARGLSFEIDDGDTPIDVQTGQVSVGNFPTGSIEKTVSVIVPDNAEPGTYKLPVNYEYSYTRHIRYGPSGPTEGSDSTKTKTGSITVQVREDARFEIVEANATTQVGDNNDVSFTLKNTGSEIARGANINAESQSSSLTFESGDTSSTASVGDWEPGEIRTVSYNAALESDAPVRGYSVNLKINYDDIDGIDRTSDPITTTVQSIREQDFILSNVESQLRVGEDGDLIGTVHNDGPLPARNVVVQYTGEDQSVIPTEDSTAVGTLDPGQSESFSLPIAISGSAESGLRSLDMAIKYRNDEGETRTFDELAVDAEVASERDRFDATIENRTIQAGGSRAVDVAVTNNLNEVASDVEVRLFADDPLDTGDTDTGYVQSLDPGETKTVTFELTTTGSATVGSTYPISLDFRYDDTEGDSHLTKTYRLPIDVIESQEGGLPLPVIAVALLVIGTAALVIYRRQQ; from the coding sequence ATGACACAGAACACACTTCCTAACCCGCCGTCGTTAACCACCGTCCTGACTGCCGTTTTACTCGTGGGATTCGTTGTTAGTGCGGTCCCCAGTATTGCAACTGCTCAGGCATCAGAATCTGGGGACGTTGTTGGAAACCCAGATGTCACTTTTACAACTTCATCTGAGCCGTTATCAGCCGACACCGCCGATGAGCTCACAGTTTCGATTGTTAATTACGGTCAGATTATCCAGCATGGTCCATCGCAGTACGAAGATAGTGTTATGACTGCTAGAGGACTATCCTTTGAGATAGATGACGGGGATACTCCAATTGATGTCCAAACTGGACAGGTATCTGTTGGTAACTTTCCAACTGGAAGTATAGAAAAGACTGTCTCTGTTATAGTCCCAGACAATGCTGAACCGGGAACATATAAACTCCCAGTCAATTACGAGTATTCATATACCCGCCATATTCGCTATGGGCCCAGTGGACCTACTGAGGGAAGCGACTCCACAAAAACGAAAACTGGCTCAATAACAGTTCAGGTTCGGGAAGATGCTCGGTTTGAGATTGTTGAAGCAAATGCGACAACGCAGGTTGGCGATAACAATGATGTCTCGTTCACACTCAAGAACACCGGCTCAGAAATCGCGAGAGGTGCAAATATCAATGCAGAGTCACAGAGTAGTTCGCTAACGTTCGAATCCGGAGATACGTCTTCGACAGCATCTGTCGGCGACTGGGAACCAGGGGAGATCCGGACTGTCAGTTATAACGCTGCACTTGAGTCCGACGCTCCTGTACGAGGGTATTCAGTTAACTTGAAAATAAACTACGATGATATCGATGGAATTGACCGAACATCAGACCCGATTACGACCACGGTCCAATCGATCCGCGAGCAGGATTTCATACTTAGTAACGTGGAGTCACAACTTCGTGTCGGTGAGGACGGTGACTTGATTGGTACCGTACACAACGACGGGCCCCTGCCGGCACGCAACGTCGTGGTACAGTACACTGGGGAGGACCAGAGTGTGATTCCAACGGAAGATTCAACTGCCGTAGGAACGCTTGATCCCGGTCAATCTGAGTCTTTCTCGTTGCCGATTGCAATCAGCGGTAGCGCCGAGTCTGGGCTCCGTTCACTTGACATGGCCATCAAATACCGCAACGACGAAGGTGAGACAAGGACTTTCGATGAATTGGCTGTAGACGCCGAGGTTGCTTCTGAGCGCGATCGCTTTGATGCCACGATTGAAAACCGTACTATCCAAGCAGGTGGTTCCCGTGCTGTCGATGTTGCAGTAACGAACAACCTCAACGAAGTCGCAAGCGATGTCGAGGTCCGACTGTTCGCCGACGATCCGTTAGACACGGGAGATACCGACACGGGGTACGTTCAGTCACTTGACCCGGGTGAGACAAAAACGGTGACGTTCGAGTTGACTACCACCGGGTCTGCAACAGTGGGGAGTACCTACCCTATCTCTTTGGACTTCCGATATGACGACACCGAAGGCGACAGCCATCTCACCAAGACTTACCGACTTCCAATTGATGTAATCGAAAGCCAAGAGGGTGGGCTACCGTTGCCAGTTATCGCCGTTGCGCTCCTCGTTATTGGAACGGCGGCGCTCGTCATCTATCGGAGGCAGCAATAG
- a CDS encoding TetR/AcrR family transcriptional regulator encodes MTNEISFFQNPEGTQEEILEATFYALRQHGYADLTISKIGDEFEKSQSLIYHHYDNKDELLVDLLDYMLEQVESQVPLPNQSPEEYIEIIVDEMFGTNGNNNLEFTQAIIELRAQAAHDDNYGRLFRRSDDFIRKQIARAIRAGVDAGAFDVENPSQTAALFHTVLIGIQTEQITSDEEPIDYTRAEFQRYIENCLFPE; translated from the coding sequence ATGACTAACGAGATATCCTTCTTCCAGAATCCAGAGGGAACCCAAGAAGAGATTCTTGAAGCTACATTCTATGCATTACGTCAGCACGGGTACGCGGACCTAACTATTTCAAAAATAGGCGATGAATTCGAAAAAAGCCAGTCACTCATATATCACCACTACGATAATAAGGACGAATTGCTAGTAGATCTTCTGGACTATATGTTGGAGCAGGTCGAAAGCCAGGTCCCACTTCCCAACCAGTCGCCTGAAGAGTATATCGAAATAATCGTTGACGAGATGTTTGGCACCAACGGCAACAACAATCTCGAGTTTACCCAGGCTATAATTGAACTGCGAGCGCAAGCAGCACACGACGACAATTACGGCCGCCTCTTTCGTAGGAGTGATGATTTCATTCGGAAACAAATTGCACGTGCTATCCGGGCGGGCGTCGATGCAGGCGCATTCGATGTCGAGAATCCATCCCAAACAGCCGCGCTGTTCCACACCGTTTTAATCGGTATTCAGACAGAGCAGATTACAAGCGACGAGGAGCCCATCGACTACACCAGAGCCGAGTTCCAGCGCTACATCGAGAACTGTTTATTCCCTGAATGA
- a CDS encoding efflux RND transporter permease subunit: MMSLRTIFARLGRLIQSRPLIMLTAVVVVTGIAFSGAAQIESVTGDRAFVGENPTLNTYDDNFDRGTIATLVRGEVTEPATMRAIDRYDRRMSEVDDVEQVISPADQVRAEYGRIPGSQEKIQRVVGNPDSTVVTIVLEPGLTQQQSRPIYTDAINAKEWGEFPSGVSVTITGSAAFSSQLSGLIQQSTQQLLGLAVGLMVIALFFLFRGVRLRLLPIVAVFVGVIWTFGAIGYAGIPNSTLTSSVFPILIGLGIDYSIQFHERYEEELENHRPREALPLALGGVGPPVLVAMFSAALGFGATWVSTIGSPAFVWFAQTSIFGVVLTFITGLFVLLPVLTLWVRFRSTSEEEASPSHESEFPPQEQTGSSNIGRLGQALGRTSRTLAANPFIVLSIAIVVAAGGFAVSSDLETTADTEEFIPQDLPAYTDLQEFRSVAGGGDAVQYSILVSGEQLRDPDVLRWMERFRVIASDKQQITSVSTPATLIKQHNGGTLPETEREVRQTLAAIPDDQKAQYYSNGHAQIRITAEQDMNTDEELGLFDTIETSIALSQPPSGVDAKLTGQSPVSTPSIVEQIENRNATTGLGFALVFGALLLYYRNLLRAVAPLVPMLFVIGWQNLYMLALSISVSPLGASLGAMSVGIGAEYTIIVMERYFEEVEQTGISRLDAVETAGSRVGKAITVSGMTTVFGFSALTLSPFPILADFGWLTVGVIFLTLIASLATLPPTLIALGRLSDKIESVRADKAASRNIVPSETDD; encoded by the coding sequence ATGATGAGCTTGCGAACGATATTTGCACGGCTTGGACGACTCATTCAGAGTCGGCCACTGATCATGCTCACAGCCGTAGTTGTTGTCACTGGGATAGCATTTTCCGGTGCCGCACAGATTGAAAGTGTCACCGGGGACCGCGCATTTGTCGGTGAAAATCCCACATTAAATACGTATGATGATAATTTCGACCGCGGGACGATTGCTACCCTTGTGCGGGGAGAGGTTACAGAACCCGCGACAATGCGGGCTATCGATCGATATGATCGACGAATGTCCGAAGTTGATGACGTTGAACAAGTAATCAGCCCTGCTGATCAAGTGCGAGCAGAGTATGGCCGTATTCCTGGATCACAAGAAAAAATACAGCGGGTTGTTGGGAATCCAGACTCAACGGTAGTTACCATCGTTCTTGAACCCGGGCTTACACAGCAACAATCCCGGCCTATTTATACAGATGCTATTAATGCCAAAGAATGGGGGGAATTTCCGAGCGGCGTGAGCGTTACAATTACTGGTTCAGCAGCGTTCTCGTCGCAACTTTCGGGACTCATTCAGCAGAGCACGCAGCAGTTGCTCGGGTTAGCTGTAGGGCTAATGGTTATCGCCCTATTCTTCTTGTTCCGGGGTGTTCGACTCCGCTTGCTCCCGATAGTTGCGGTCTTTGTCGGTGTAATTTGGACGTTTGGAGCGATTGGGTACGCAGGTATCCCAAACTCAACGTTGACCAGTTCTGTGTTCCCAATTTTGATCGGATTGGGAATTGACTATTCTATACAGTTTCATGAACGGTACGAAGAAGAGCTTGAAAATCACCGCCCACGCGAAGCGTTGCCACTAGCATTGGGTGGTGTTGGCCCACCCGTTCTAGTTGCGATGTTCTCAGCGGCACTTGGATTCGGAGCAACGTGGGTTTCCACAATCGGATCACCAGCGTTTGTCTGGTTTGCACAAACGTCTATTTTCGGTGTGGTGCTAACATTTATCACTGGATTGTTTGTGCTCTTGCCAGTCCTCACACTCTGGGTCCGCTTCCGTAGCACATCTGAAGAGGAGGCCAGTCCCTCCCATGAGTCGGAGTTCCCACCACAGGAACAGACCGGAAGCAGTAACATTGGCCGTCTTGGACAGGCACTCGGGCGGACATCACGCACTCTTGCAGCTAATCCTTTCATTGTTCTCTCTATTGCGATTGTTGTCGCAGCTGGTGGGTTTGCGGTCAGTTCTGATCTAGAAACGACTGCGGATACTGAGGAATTCATTCCACAGGACCTGCCGGCCTATACCGATCTCCAGGAGTTTCGATCTGTCGCTGGGGGTGGTGATGCCGTTCAGTACAGCATTCTTGTTAGTGGGGAACAATTGCGCGACCCAGACGTGTTACGCTGGATGGAGAGGTTCCGCGTCATCGCCAGTGATAAGCAACAAATTACCAGTGTCTCGACACCAGCAACGCTGATTAAACAGCATAATGGCGGAACACTACCAGAGACAGAACGTGAGGTTAGACAGACTTTAGCAGCCATCCCAGACGATCAAAAAGCCCAGTATTACAGCAACGGCCATGCACAGATCCGGATAACTGCTGAACAAGACATGAACACCGACGAGGAACTTGGCTTGTTCGACACTATTGAGACATCAATCGCATTAAGTCAGCCTCCATCCGGAGTCGATGCCAAGCTTACAGGGCAATCACCCGTATCGACACCATCGATCGTTGAGCAGATCGAAAATCGGAATGCAACGACTGGGCTTGGATTTGCCCTTGTTTTTGGGGCATTACTCCTCTACTATCGAAACCTGCTTCGGGCTGTTGCCCCGCTTGTCCCGATGCTATTTGTCATCGGCTGGCAAAATCTCTATATGTTAGCTCTGTCAATATCGGTGTCGCCACTTGGTGCGTCTCTTGGCGCAATGAGTGTCGGCATCGGCGCAGAATACACGATCATCGTAATGGAACGTTACTTCGAAGAGGTCGAACAGACTGGTATTTCCCGGCTTGATGCAGTCGAAACCGCCGGATCGCGTGTCGGCAAAGCGATTACCGTGTCTGGGATGACCACTGTTTTCGGGTTCTCAGCACTCACGCTATCACCATTCCCTATTCTAGCTGACTTCGGGTGGCTAACTGTGGGTGTCATCTTCCTCACCCTCATTGCCTCTCTGGCAACCCTACCACCGACGCTTATAGCCCTTGGGCGTCTCTCGGATAAGATTGAGTCAGTCCGCGCAGATAAAGCAGCTTCACGAAACATAGTGCCATCAGAAACCGATGATTGA